One genomic segment of Odocoileus virginianus isolate 20LAN1187 ecotype Illinois chromosome 17, Ovbor_1.2, whole genome shotgun sequence includes these proteins:
- the ZNF830 gene encoding zinc finger protein 830, whose product MASSASARPAAGKRVVNQDELRRLMKEKQRLSTNRKRIESPFAKYNRLGQLSCALCNTPVKSELLWQTHVLGKQHREKVAELKGAKEAAQGPSTSAVPQSTKRRAPDSESQDAKRAKASLVPQVQPSTSALPTNFDKAGKESTRTTVGKASGLGLLPDYDDEEDEEEEKGGGGGAEGKKGDACKQPSNSQSKEHSLSSSREATGNRLPSNFSDTNPPKAPLIPHSGSIEKAEIHEKVVERRENTAEALPEGFFDDPEIDARVRKVDAPKDQMDKEWDEFQKAMRQVNTISEAIVAEEDEEGRLDRQIGEIDEQIECYRRVEKLRNRQDEIKNKLKEVLTIKELQKKEEENVDSDDEGELQDLLSQDWRVKGALL is encoded by the coding sequence ATGGCGTCGTCCGCCTCAGCCCGGCCTGCCGCGGGGAAGCGAGTGGTGAATCAGGACGAACTGCGGCGGTTGATGAAGGAAAAGCAGCGTCTGAGCACCAACCGGAAACGCATAGAATCTCCATTCGCGAAGTACAACCGCTTGGGGCAGCTGAGTTGTGCCTTGTGTAACACTCCGGTTAAGAGCGAGCTCCTGTGGCAGACTCACGTCCTGGGAAAGCAGCACCGAGAGAAAGTGGCCGAGCTGAAAGGCGCGAAGGAAGCAGCCCAGGGCCCGTCCACCAGCGCAGTGCCTCAGTCCACCAAGAGGAGGGCGCCGGACTCTGAGAGCCAAGATGCCAAAAGAGCGAAGGCCTCCCTGGTTCCTCAGGTACAGCCCTCCACGTCCGCTTTGCCCACCAACTTTGACAAAGCCGGAAAGGAGTCCACTAGGACCACCGTCGGTAAGGCTTCGGGACTCGGTTTACTCCCTGATTATGATGacgaggaggacgaggaggaggagaagggaggaggaggaggagcagaagggaagaaggggGATGCCTGTAAGCAGCCGTCCAATTCACAGAGCAAAGAACACTCACTTTCCTCCTCGCGGGAGGCAACTGGTAATAGACTGCCAAGCAATTTCTCGGATACAAATCCTCCCAAGGCCCCTTTAATCCCTCATTCCGGGTCAATTgagaaagcagaaatacatgaaaaagtagtggaaaggagagaaaacactGCGGAAGCATTACCAGAAGGGTTTTTTGACGACCCTGAGATAGACGCGAGGGTACGAAAGGTTGATGCCCCAAAGGACCAGATGGACAAAGAATGGGACGAATTTCAAAAAGCTATGAGACAGGTCAACACTATTTCCGAAGCCATAGTTGCCGAAGAGGATGAGGAGGGACGGTTGGACCGGCAGATTGGGGAGATCGATGAGCAGATTGAGTGTTACCGTCGAGTGGAAAAGCTGCGGAATCGCcaggatgaaataaaaaataagcttaaaGAGGTTCTGACcataaaagaactgcaaaaaaaggaagaggagaatgtTGACAGCGATGACGAGGGGGAACTACAGGATTTGTTGTCTCAGGATTGGAGAGTGAAGGGAGCTTTGTTATAG